The following is a genomic window from Chryseobacterium ginsenosidimutans.
CTGAAATATCCGTCATCTGTAAAAACTTCTTTCGTCATTTCATCATTTTTGAAATAACCTTTGAAAATAGAAGGTCCCTTTACCGTAATTTCACCATCTTCCTGAATTTTTACTTTAAGATTATCTAAAGGCAATCCGACAGTACCCACTTTCATTTTCCCAAAAGTATTTACAGAAATTACCGGTGACGTTTCCGTTAAGCCATAACCTTCCAGAATTGGAATTCCTGCATTTTGGAACATTAAATTCAGTCTTGTAGATAAAGCGGCAGAACCTGAAACTAATGTGATAATTTCACCTCCTAAACCTTCTCGCCATTTTTTAAATACCAGTTTATCGGCAATGATTTCCCGTAACCCCGATGGCTTTGATACGGTTTTCTTTTTCGAAATTAAATCTAATGCCCAAAAGAATATTTTTTGTTTTAAACCTCCCGCTGATGAACCTGTTGCATAGATTTTATCATAAACTTTTTCAACAAGTCTTGGTACAACACTCATGTAGTGCGGCTTTACTTCTTTTACATTTTCACCCATTTTATCAATGCTTTCCGCGAAATAAATCGAAAATCCATTGTACTGGAAAAGGTAAAAAAGCATTCTTTCAAAAATGTGACAGATAGGAAGGAAGCTTAAGACCCTTGTATCTTTATAATCAAGGCTTTTCTTCTTCGGAATTCTGGGAATCGAGCCCAAAACATTAGAGACAATATTATGGTGAGTCAACATGACACCTTTTGGCTTCCCTGTTGTTCCCGATGTATAAATAATAGTTGCTAAATCTTCAGAATTAATAGCATTCGAAAGATCTTCTACTTCAATTTGGGTAGAATCGTCTTCACCCAGATCAAGGATTTCTTTCCAGTTTGGAGCACCAGTGATATTATCAAAAGTAAAAACTCCCTGTAACGACGGGATGTTGTGTTTCACCTTCATAACCTTGTTTAAAAGATCTTTATCAGAAACAAAACAGTACTTAATTTCTGCATTTGTGAAGATAAACTGGTAATCTTCGGGAGAAATACTGGGATAAACCGGTACGGAAACTACACCGATCTGCGAAAGTCCGAGATCCATAATTGCCCATTCTGTACGGGTATTTGTGGTGATTAAAGCAATCTTGTCACCTGGTTTTATTCCAAGTTTTAAAAGTCCTCTTGAAATCTTATTGCCTTCATTAATAAACTCTTGCGTAGAGGTTTTTTTCCATTCACCATGATATTTTGTTACAAACATATCAGATTTTGGGTACGTTTCTAAGGCATAGTGAGGTATATCGAATAATCTTTTGATTGTCATGTTCTTTATAGTAATTGTTAAAGGATTTTAAATATAAGCATTTTTTTTAATTGTGAAGATAGAAGTGATTAATTAGGAATTAATAAAATGTATGCCATAATATATTTAATAATTCAAATTTAAGATATATATAATGAAAATTTAAAAATTACGGTAATCTATTGATTTACTCCTAATTGATGATTCTATTTTCAGATTTGCTCAAAAAGTGTAAATTAGCAACTATCTAATTATTCAATTTTTATGGACTTTAATTTATCAGAAGAACAGCTGATGATTCAGCAGGCGGCAAGGGATTTTGCACAAAATGAACTATTACCGGAAGTTATTGAAAGAGACCGCGACCAAAAATTTCCTACTGAGCAAGTAAAGAAAATGGGAGAAATGGGACTTTTGGGAATGATGGTCGATCCTAAATACGGTGGTGCAGGAATGGATAGCGTTTCTTACGTTTTGGCAATGGAAGAGATTGCAAAGATTGATGCTTCTGCCGCTGTTGTTATGTCTGTAAATAATTCTCTGGTCTGCGCAGGACTTGAAAAATTCGCTTCTGAAGAGCAAAAAGTGAAATATCTTACGCCTCTTGCAAGCGGACAGGTAATCGGAGCTTTTGCTTTGTCTGAGCCTGAAGCAGGTTCTGATGCGACTTCTCAGAAAACAACTGCAGAAGATAAGGGAGATTATTACCTTTTAAACGGTATCAAAAACTGGATCACAAACGGAGGAACGGCATCTTACTATGTTGTAATTGCACAGACTAATCCTGAGAAAAAACATAAAGGAATCAACGCATTCATCGTCGAGAGAGGGTGGGAAGGATTCGAAATAGGACCGAAAGAAGACAAATTGGGAATCAGAGGAAGCGATACGCATTCTTTGATCTTTAACAATGTGAAAGTACCAAAGGAAAACAGAATCGGGGAAGATGGTTTCGGATTCAACTTTGCGATGGCTGTTTTGAATGGAGGTAGAATAGGTATCGCTTCTCAGGCTTTAGGTATCGCTTCCGGAGCTTACGAATTGGCTTTAAAATACGCTAAAACAAGAAAAGCTTTTAAAACTGAAATTATCAACCATCAGGCTATTGCTTTCAAATTGGCCGATATGGCAACTCAGATTATGGCTGCAAGAATGCTTTGCTATAAAGCTGCTGTGGAAAAAGATGCAGGAAAAGATATTTCTGAAATCGGTGCTATGGCAAAATTATATTCTTCTCAGGTTGCCATGGATACTACGATTGAAGCAGTACAGATCCACGGTGGATACGGATATGTGAAAGAATATCATGTAGAAAGAATGATGAGAGATGCAAAAATCACTCAGATCTATGAAGGAACTTCTGAAATCCAGAAGATCGTTATCTCAAGAAGCATTGCAAAGTAATTGCTTAATTATAATGAAATAGTAAAAGGCTCTCAATTTGGGAGCCTTTTTACTTTCACACGAACCACAAAATATTAATAATATGTTGTTTTTTATTTTTAAGCTTAATTTAATCAGCTTTATTAGTTTGATTAAGTTTTTCTGTATAAGTTAAATCTTATTTATATATTCTTAAATTTAGTCTAAAATATTAGAAGTTTTACACTTATCAGTTTATTTTTTAATGATAAGTAAAATTATAAATAAGAATTTTTCAAAAAACGGAAATTTGATTAAAATATTATTAAAATAAAAAATCCATCATGAGATGGATTTGAGAGTTAATTAGAATCGTTATCTGTTGTGTTTTTACCTCTTTTTTTATAAAAATAATATCCAATACCTAGAATTAAGAATAAAGGCCACAACGGAAGCATAAAGAGTAAAATAGACGTAATGACTTCCCAGCCTGAAGAGATAGCGGCAAAAGATTTTTCACCAAAGGTTTTTGGCTCTTTGCTTTCCGAATAACCGTCAGCTTTTCCATAAAGTGTAATATTGACCTCACACATTGTATTCTGCACAAAATCCTGTCCGGAAATCTCAATATTTTTATTTTCAACTTTTCCAAGATTGCTGCCCAGATCTTCCATCAAATAATCAAATTTTTGAATCGGAACCCTTACTTTTAAATAAGCTATTTTCTTTTCGTCGTTGTTCAGCGAAATATTTTCACTTCTGATAAAACCGTCATACTTAGAAACTTCTTCCTTTACAATTTCTTTTATAGTTTCGACATCATCCACTGTAAGTTCCAAAACTCCTGTTTTTACTAATTTATTTTTCGGAACATTCAGTTCATAATTTTCTTGCTTCGGTTTG
Proteins encoded in this region:
- a CDS encoding DUF4349 domain-containing protein codes for the protein MKKFILLVAVSSTFIMCKKGEAAASQLENAVNSADSTLSAASEKINDVHDKANAAFDSANVKIKEFESAKNDVKDKIESTSKMVDSLSEKISSVKLESEKKDSAKKEQKIVVNVPAPKIIKETKVVYKDKPKQENYELNVPKNKLVKTGVLELTVDDVETIKEIVKEEVSKYDGFIRSENISLNNDEKKIAYLKVRVPIQKFDYLMEDLGSNLGKVENKNIEISGQDFVQNTMCEVNITLYGKADGYSESKEPKTFGEKSFAAISSGWEVITSILLFMLPLWPLFLILGIGYYFYKKRGKNTTDNDSN
- a CDS encoding acyl-CoA dehydrogenase yields the protein MDFNLSEEQLMIQQAARDFAQNELLPEVIERDRDQKFPTEQVKKMGEMGLLGMMVDPKYGGAGMDSVSYVLAMEEIAKIDASAAVVMSVNNSLVCAGLEKFASEEQKVKYLTPLASGQVIGAFALSEPEAGSDATSQKTTAEDKGDYYLLNGIKNWITNGGTASYYVVIAQTNPEKKHKGINAFIVERGWEGFEIGPKEDKLGIRGSDTHSLIFNNVKVPKENRIGEDGFGFNFAMAVLNGGRIGIASQALGIASGAYELALKYAKTRKAFKTEIINHQAIAFKLADMATQIMAARMLCYKAAVEKDAGKDISEIGAMAKLYSSQVAMDTTIEAVQIHGGYGYVKEYHVERMMRDAKITQIYEGTSEIQKIVISRSIAK
- a CDS encoding AMP-dependent synthetase/ligase — protein: MTIKRLFDIPHYALETYPKSDMFVTKYHGEWKKTSTQEFINEGNKISRGLLKLGIKPGDKIALITTNTRTEWAIMDLGLSQIGVVSVPVYPSISPEDYQFIFTNAEIKYCFVSDKDLLNKVMKVKHNIPSLQGVFTFDNITGAPNWKEILDLGEDDSTQIEVEDLSNAINSEDLATIIYTSGTTGKPKGVMLTHHNIVSNVLGSIPRIPKKKSLDYKDTRVLSFLPICHIFERMLFYLFQYNGFSIYFAESIDKMGENVKEVKPHYMSVVPRLVEKVYDKIYATGSSAGGLKQKIFFWALDLISKKKTVSKPSGLREIIADKLVFKKWREGLGGEIITLVSGSAALSTRLNLMFQNAGIPILEGYGLTETSPVISVNTFGKMKVGTVGLPLDNLKVKIQEDGEITVKGPSIFKGYFKNDEMTKEVFTDDGYFRTGDIGHIDSDGFLQITDRKKEMFKTSGGKYIAPQTIENLAKASKFIEQIMVVGDGEKMPTALVQPDFEFAKSWAMRNNLNIGLTPQEIAKSPELKDRIKKEIDDINEHLGHWEQIKKIELTPEVWSIDAGLLTPTLKLKRKAIKEKFIDLYNKMYDRNE